From Toxorhynchites rutilus septentrionalis strain SRP chromosome 2, ASM2978413v1, whole genome shotgun sequence, a single genomic window includes:
- the LOC129765159 gene encoding uncharacterized protein LOC129765159, which translates to MGKKTTERQPVERAHPSIEPIVRDGKIREQIDLENKVRREYQKKWGFINQPEMTDYLNLKKNNQRLKEKHLQQNKKVNLHEYDGHGESYFVSKQMFKSLLDTCRCGRKKVATMHALKCLQKPKSTYEKTDDEEEAEEDDQKAKAKDTQDANGSNYIPKVPVLSSGMYGWPRNRFVAMERTTYYISPRYTMPGNAIVDCQPYNNIILG; encoded by the exons ATGGGTAAGAAGACAACCGAGAGACAGCCGGTTGAGCGGGCGCATCCAAGCATAGAACCCATTGTTAGGGATGGTAAAAT CCGCGAGCAGATCGATCTGGAGAACAAAGTTCGTCGAGAGTACCAGAAAAAATGGGGTTTCATCAATCAGCCTGAGATGACGGACTATTTGAACCTGAAGAAAAATAACCAGCGCTTGAAGGAGAAGCATCTGCAACAGAACAAGAAGGTAAATCTACACGAATACGACGGCCATGGTGAGTCGTACTTTGTGTCCAAGCAGATGTTCAAGAGCTTGCTGGACACGTGTCGTTGTGGACGGAAAAAGGTGGCCACCATGCATGCTCTGAAGTGTCTGCAGAAACCGAAGAGCACCTACGAGAAGACGGACGACGAAGAGGAAGCCGAGGAGGATGATCAGAAGGCAAAGGCAAAAGACACACAGGACGCCAATGGTTCGAATTACATTCCAAAGGTGCCGGTGCTAAGTTCAG GAATGTACGGCTGGCCCCGTAACCGATTCGTAGCGATGGAGAGGACGACCTACTACATCTCACCACGATACACCATGCCAGGGAACGCCATAGTGGACTGCCAGCCATACAACAACATAATATTGGGATAA
- the LOC129765158 gene encoding probable nucleoporin Nup54 isoform X2 produces MSFNLGNTSSTGLGSTSTPAKPAFGNFSFGAQSSTPAFGATATSSAAPTLFGTGTATSSPFGGFGATTAAVAPASTSAFGFGTNTATSAPAFGFGTSTAPTGTSAFGGFGAAPASTTAGFGGFGGTATSTAPAFGGFGGFGATSTSTAPSLFGQTATNTSTGFGGFGSSFGGGVFGQQANTGLGFGQSLQQQQQQQQQTAALSAEEAFAQSIFNVSIFGDERDTVIAKWNYLQAMLGTGKAFYSQSNPPVDITPSNYLCRFKTMGYTKLPGKENKVGFVGLTTNKTVGQLKDQQQQFIANLNQVFGNRANIAITVDSIKTVGENKSQIVIYVEEKSMTSNETKRILATEVSNYLNQPTPKQQISTMGVETIVALVLPEEDQLKEYLENPPKGIDPRMWQQAKIDNPDPKRFIPVPMIGFQELKWRIKCQEGETGIHVSYLDKVEKEIEQLKQRHTNTTAKIMEHRRKFAELSHRILKIIVKQESTRKMGLGLSPEEEIIRSKLENMHALVSTPTQFKGKLSELLSQMRMQRNQWAHTGGINEYTLDKDSSEEMKSFLTMQQKAMAYLVETVNKDLKDLKIISDGMARLIQP; encoded by the exons CGGCTCCGACATTGTTTGGTACGGGTACAGCTACCAGTAGCCCATTTGGGGGTTTTGGGGCCACTACTGCAGCGGTGGCACCAGCTTCAACCTCGGCGTTTGGATTTGGAACCAACACAGCCACGTCAGCTCCAGCATTTGGCTTTGGAACGTCCACCGCTCCGACCGGCACCTCAGCGTTTGGTGGTTTCGGTGCAGCCCCAGCATCGACCACGGCTGGTTTCGGAGGTTTCGGAGGAACGGCAACGAGTACTG CTCCGGCTTTCGGAGGCTTCGGAGGTTTTGGCGCAACTAGTACCAGCACCGCTCCCTCTCTGTTCGGCCAAACCGCTACAAACACCAGCACTGGCTTTGGCGGATTTGGGTCATCCTTCGGTGGGGGCGTGTTTGGTCAGCAAGCCAACACAGGATTAGGCTTCGGTCAGTCTctgcaacagcaacagcagcaacaacagcaaacGGCTGCGCTAAGTGCGGAGGAGGCGTTCGCCCAATCCATCTTCAATGTGTCCATTTTCGGCGACGAGCGGGACACTGTTATCGCCAAGTGGAACTATCTGCAGGCGATGCTGGGAACTGGGAAGGCATTCTACTCCCAGAGTAATCCCCCGGTGGATATTACACCCAGCAATTATTTGTGCCGATTCAAAACCATGGGCTACACCAAACTTCCCGGCAAAGAGAACAAAGTTGGATTTGTTGGTTTAACGACAAACAAAACCGTCGGACAGTTGAAAGATCAACAGCAGCAATTCATCGCCAATCTGAATCAAGTGTTCGGGAACAGAGCAAACATTGCGATTACCGTCGATAGCATCAAAACGGTTGGAGAGAACAAATCACAAATAGTGATTTACGTGGAGGAAAAATCGATGACTTCAAACGAAACGAAAAGAATCCTAGCCACGGAGGTTTCCAACTATCTGAACCAACCCACTCCCAAGCAACAGATATCAACGATGGGCGTCGAGACGATTGTTGCGCTTGTGCTCCCCGAGGAGGATCAGCTGAAGGAATATCTGGAAAATCCTCCGAAGGGGATCGATCCGCGTATGTGGCAACAGGCCAAAATTGACAATCCGGATCCGAAACGTTTCATTCCGGTGCCGATGATTGGTTTTCAGGAGCTCAAGTGGCGCATCAAGTGTCAGGAGGGAGAAACCGGTATCCATGTGTCGTATTTGGATAAGGTGGAGAAGGAGATCGAACAACTGAAGCAGAGACACACGAATACGACGGCCAAGATAATGGAGCATCGGCGGAAATTCGCGGAGTTGAGTCACCGCATATTGAAGATCATTGTCAAACAAGAAAGCACACGGAAGATGGGCCTAGGTCTTTCCCCTGAGGAGGAAATTATTCGGAGCAAGTTGGAGAATATGCATGCGCTGGTGTCGACTCCAACGCAATTCAAAGGAAAGCTTAGCGAACTGCTGTCACAGATGAGAATGCAGAGAAATCAATGGGCACACACTGGTGGAATCAATGAATACACATTGGACAAAG ATTCGTCAGAAGAAATGAAGAGTTTCCTGACAATGCAACAGAAGGCGATGGCTTATCTGGTGGAAACTGTCAACAAAGATCTGAAGGACCTCAAAATTATTTCGGATGGAATGGCTCGCTTGATACAACCTTAG
- the LOC129765158 gene encoding probable nucleoporin Nup54 isoform X3, with protein MVGRENAAFGNFSFGAQSSTPAFGATATSSAAPTLFGTGTATSSPFGGFGATTAAVAPASTSAFGFGTNTATSAPAFGFGTSTAPTGTSAFGGFGAAPASTTAGFGGFGGTATSTAPAFGGFGGFGATSTSTAPSLFGQTATNTSTGFGGFGSSFGGGVFGQQANTGLGFGQSLQQQQQQQQQTAALSAEEAFAQSIFNVSIFGDERDTVIAKWNYLQAMLGTGKAFYSQSNPPVDITPSNYLCRFKTMGYTKLPGKENKVGFVGLTTNKTVGQLKDQQQQFIANLNQVFGNRANIAITVDSIKTVGENKSQIVIYVEEKSMTSNETKRILATEVSNYLNQPTPKQQISTMGVETIVALVLPEEDQLKEYLENPPKGIDPRMWQQAKIDNPDPKRFIPVPMIGFQELKWRIKCQEGETGIHVSYLDKVEKEIEQLKQRHTNTTAKIMEHRRKFAELSHRILKIIVKQESTRKMGLGLSPEEEIIRSKLENMHALVSTPTQFKGKLSELLSQMRMQRNQWAHTGGINEYTLDKDSSEEMKSFLTMQQKAMAYLVETVNKDLKDLKIISDGMARLIQP; from the exons CGGCTCCGACATTGTTTGGTACGGGTACAGCTACCAGTAGCCCATTTGGGGGTTTTGGGGCCACTACTGCAGCGGTGGCACCAGCTTCAACCTCGGCGTTTGGATTTGGAACCAACACAGCCACGTCAGCTCCAGCATTTGGCTTTGGAACGTCCACCGCTCCGACCGGCACCTCAGCGTTTGGTGGTTTCGGTGCAGCCCCAGCATCGACCACGGCTGGTTTCGGAGGTTTCGGAGGAACGGCAACGAGTACTG CTCCGGCTTTCGGAGGCTTCGGAGGTTTTGGCGCAACTAGTACCAGCACCGCTCCCTCTCTGTTCGGCCAAACCGCTACAAACACCAGCACTGGCTTTGGCGGATTTGGGTCATCCTTCGGTGGGGGCGTGTTTGGTCAGCAAGCCAACACAGGATTAGGCTTCGGTCAGTCTctgcaacagcaacagcagcaacaacagcaaacGGCTGCGCTAAGTGCGGAGGAGGCGTTCGCCCAATCCATCTTCAATGTGTCCATTTTCGGCGACGAGCGGGACACTGTTATCGCCAAGTGGAACTATCTGCAGGCGATGCTGGGAACTGGGAAGGCATTCTACTCCCAGAGTAATCCCCCGGTGGATATTACACCCAGCAATTATTTGTGCCGATTCAAAACCATGGGCTACACCAAACTTCCCGGCAAAGAGAACAAAGTTGGATTTGTTGGTTTAACGACAAACAAAACCGTCGGACAGTTGAAAGATCAACAGCAGCAATTCATCGCCAATCTGAATCAAGTGTTCGGGAACAGAGCAAACATTGCGATTACCGTCGATAGCATCAAAACGGTTGGAGAGAACAAATCACAAATAGTGATTTACGTGGAGGAAAAATCGATGACTTCAAACGAAACGAAAAGAATCCTAGCCACGGAGGTTTCCAACTATCTGAACCAACCCACTCCCAAGCAACAGATATCAACGATGGGCGTCGAGACGATTGTTGCGCTTGTGCTCCCCGAGGAGGATCAGCTGAAGGAATATCTGGAAAATCCTCCGAAGGGGATCGATCCGCGTATGTGGCAACAGGCCAAAATTGACAATCCGGATCCGAAACGTTTCATTCCGGTGCCGATGATTGGTTTTCAGGAGCTCAAGTGGCGCATCAAGTGTCAGGAGGGAGAAACCGGTATCCATGTGTCGTATTTGGATAAGGTGGAGAAGGAGATCGAACAACTGAAGCAGAGACACACGAATACGACGGCCAAGATAATGGAGCATCGGCGGAAATTCGCGGAGTTGAGTCACCGCATATTGAAGATCATTGTCAAACAAGAAAGCACACGGAAGATGGGCCTAGGTCTTTCCCCTGAGGAGGAAATTATTCGGAGCAAGTTGGAGAATATGCATGCGCTGGTGTCGACTCCAACGCAATTCAAAGGAAAGCTTAGCGAACTGCTGTCACAGATGAGAATGCAGAGAAATCAATGGGCACACACTGGTGGAATCAATGAATACACATTGGACAAAG ATTCGTCAGAAGAAATGAAGAGTTTCCTGACAATGCAACAGAAGGCGATGGCTTATCTGGTGGAAACTGTCAACAAAGATCTGAAGGACCTCAAAATTATTTCGGATGGAATGGCTCGCTTGATACAACCTTAG